A section of the Roseomonas marmotae genome encodes:
- the metF gene encoding methylenetetrahydrofolate reductase codes for MNDLADAPSGQDTTQSAGNRASTDTLRRWLTGPRIAGLPQSVNQPPPALSFEFFPPRTEALEQQLWACVRRLEPLAPRFVSVTYGAGGTTQERTHATVARLARETSLTPAAHLTCVGASAGEVDDVARRYWDAGVRHIVALRGDAPSGEEGYVPHPQGYAYAADLVAGLKRIGDFEISVAAYPETHPTASSAQADLDNLKRKIDAGATRAITQYFFDTDVYLRFLDRALAAGITVPIVPGILPVSNFNQVKKFSAMCGASVPDWMGKLFEGLEEDAETRRMVAAAMAAEQVRLLQANGVDEFHFYTLNRADLSYAIAHILGARPKQG; via the coding sequence ATGAACGATCTCGCCGACGCCCCCTCCGGGCAGGATACCACCCAGAGCGCCGGGAACCGGGCGTCCACCGACACGCTGCGGCGCTGGCTGACCGGCCCGCGCATCGCCGGCCTGCCGCAAAGCGTCAACCAGCCTCCCCCGGCGCTCTCCTTCGAATTCTTCCCGCCGCGCACCGAGGCTCTGGAGCAGCAGCTCTGGGCCTGCGTGCGGCGGCTGGAGCCTCTGGCACCCCGCTTCGTCTCCGTTACTTATGGCGCGGGCGGCACGACGCAAGAGCGCACCCACGCCACGGTCGCCCGGCTGGCGCGGGAAACCTCGCTGACCCCCGCCGCCCACCTGACCTGCGTGGGCGCCAGCGCGGGGGAGGTGGATGACGTCGCCCGCCGCTACTGGGATGCCGGGGTGCGCCACATCGTCGCCCTGCGCGGCGATGCCCCTTCCGGGGAGGAAGGCTATGTCCCGCATCCCCAGGGCTATGCCTATGCGGCTGATCTGGTGGCCGGGCTGAAGCGCATCGGTGACTTCGAGATCTCGGTCGCCGCCTATCCGGAGACGCATCCGACCGCCAGCTCCGCCCAGGCTGACCTGGACAACCTGAAGCGCAAGATCGACGCGGGCGCCACCCGCGCCATCACGCAGTATTTCTTCGATACCGATGTCTATCTGCGCTTCCTGGACCGGGCGCTTGCCGCCGGCATCACCGTGCCGATCGTGCCGGGCATCCTGCCGGTCTCGAATTTCAACCAGGTGAAGAAATTCTCCGCCATGTGCGGCGCCAGCGTGCCGGACTGGATGGGCAAGCTCTTCGAGGGGCTGGAAGAGGACGCGGAAACCCGCCGCATGGTGGCCGCCGCCATGGCGGCCGAGCAGGTGCGGCTGCTGCAGGCGAATGGCGTGGACGAGTTCCACTTCTACACCCTGAACCGGGCCGACCTCAGCTACGCCATCGCCCATATCCTGGGGGCGCGGCCGAAGCAGGGGTGA
- a CDS encoding ABC transporter permease gives MRRSALFSWLQAAPLALVLAIFLVLPMAMIVVVSFYDYSAFALIPDFVLTNYEEAFGSAVTWRTYGKTLWYAGTVWTITFAIGFWLAYYLAFVVQGEMTRMVLFMLCTVPFWTSNLIRMIAWVPFLGRNGLMNQALISMGAIDQPLEFLLFSDFAVVLAFVHLYTLFMVVPIFNTMMRIDRRLLEAARDAGAGFWQTLWVVILPLCKPGIGIGSIFVIVLVMGDFATVRLMSGGQSASVGLMISNQIGLMQYPAAAANAVGLLVMVLLLMAAILRAIDIRKEL, from the coding sequence ATGCGCCGCTCTGCGCTTTTCTCCTGGCTGCAGGCGGCGCCCCTGGCGCTGGTGCTGGCCATCTTCCTGGTCCTGCCGATGGCGATGATCGTCGTCGTCAGCTTCTACGACTACAGCGCCTTCGCCCTGATCCCGGATTTCGTCCTGACCAACTACGAGGAAGCCTTCGGCTCCGCCGTCACCTGGCGGACCTATGGCAAGACGCTGTGGTATGCTGGAACAGTCTGGACCATCACCTTCGCCATCGGCTTCTGGCTGGCCTACTACCTGGCCTTCGTCGTCCAGGGCGAGATGACACGCATGGTGCTCTTCATGCTCTGCACCGTGCCTTTCTGGACCAGCAATCTGATCCGCATGATCGCCTGGGTCCCCTTCCTCGGCCGCAACGGGCTGATGAACCAGGCGCTGATCAGCATGGGCGCGATCGACCAGCCGCTGGAATTCCTGCTCTTCTCAGACTTCGCCGTCGTGCTGGCCTTCGTGCATCTCTACACGCTCTTCATGGTGGTGCCGATCTTCAACACCATGATGCGGATCGACCGGCGGCTGCTGGAGGCGGCGCGCGACGCCGGCGCCGGCTTCTGGCAGACGCTCTGGGTGGTGATCCTGCCGCTCTGCAAACCCGGCATCGGCATCGGCAGCATCTTCGTCATCGTGCTGGTGATGGGCGACTTCGCCACCGTGCGCCTGATGAGCGGCGGGCAGAGCGCCTCGGTCGGGCTGATGATCAGCAACCAGATCGGGCTGATGCAATATCCCGCGGCCGCCGCCAATGCGGTGGGCCTGCTGGTGATGGTGCTGCTGCTGATGGCCGCGATCCTGCGCGCCATCGACATCCGCAAGGAGTTGTGA
- a CDS encoding ABC transporter substrate-binding protein translates to MSKTTLTRRGVLALGGAALGSGAVTGFPTIWAQNIKDVTLRQIGTGVSGLNPIAEQVKKDLGFTLQLTVTDTDAVAQRAATQARSFDIADIEYFSIKKVYPTGAMQPIDTTRIKLMDKIVPVFTTGRLTADSEMGQGTSPFSVGFVESRDAKGFAGRRTELMTLMPTVYNADTLGIRPDLVGRPITHWKDLIDPAFKGKASILNIPGIGIMDAAMVAESAGIIQYGDKGNMTRAEIDKTIAFLIEQKRAGQFRAFWKSFDESVNLMASGEVIIQSMWSPAVAAVRSRGVPCVYQPLAEGYRAWGSGLGLMRHLTGLQLDAAYEYMNWYLSGWCGAFLNRQGYYSAVLETAKANMSENEWGYWMEGRPATGDILSPDGKVMERAGAVRDGGGFEERMGKVVCWNSVMTEDRYLVTKWNEFIAA, encoded by the coding sequence ATGAGCAAGACGACCCTCACCCGTCGCGGCGTGCTGGCGCTGGGTGGCGCCGCCTTGGGCAGCGGTGCCGTCACCGGCTTCCCCACCATCTGGGCACAGAACATCAAGGATGTGACGCTGCGCCAGATCGGCACCGGCGTCTCCGGCCTCAACCCGATCGCCGAGCAGGTGAAGAAGGATCTGGGCTTCACGCTGCAGTTGACGGTGACGGATACCGATGCCGTGGCGCAGCGCGCGGCCACGCAGGCGCGCAGCTTCGATATCGCGGATATCGAGTATTTCAGCATTAAGAAGGTCTATCCGACCGGCGCGATGCAGCCGATCGACACCACGCGCATCAAGCTGATGGACAAGATCGTGCCGGTCTTCACCACCGGCAGGCTGACGGCGGACAGCGAGATGGGCCAGGGCACCTCGCCCTTCTCCGTCGGCTTCGTCGAGAGCAGGGACGCCAAGGGCTTCGCCGGCAGGCGCACCGAACTGATGACGCTGATGCCCACGGTCTACAACGCTGACACGCTGGGCATCCGCCCGGATCTGGTGGGGCGCCCGATCACCCATTGGAAGGACCTGATCGACCCGGCCTTCAAGGGGAAGGCCAGCATCCTGAACATCCCGGGCATCGGCATCATGGATGCGGCCATGGTGGCCGAGAGCGCCGGCATCATCCAATACGGCGACAAGGGCAACATGACCCGCGCCGAGATCGACAAGACCATCGCCTTCCTGATCGAGCAGAAGCGCGCCGGGCAGTTCCGCGCCTTCTGGAAAAGCTTCGACGAGAGCGTGAACCTGATGGCCTCGGGCGAGGTGATCATCCAATCCATGTGGTCGCCGGCCGTGGCGGCGGTGCGCTCGCGCGGCGTGCCCTGCGTCTACCAGCCGCTGGCCGAGGGCTACCGCGCCTGGGGCTCCGGCCTCGGGCTGATGCGGCACCTGACCGGGCTGCAGCTCGATGCCGCCTATGAATACATGAACTGGTATCTCTCCGGCTGGTGCGGCGCCTTCCTCAACCGCCAGGGCTACTACTCGGCGGTGTTGGAGACGGCGAAGGCGAATATGTCCGAGAATGAGTGGGGCTATTGGATGGAAGGCAGGCCGGCCACCGGCGACATCCTCTCCCCCGACGGCAAGGTGATGGAAAGGGCCGGTGCGGTGCGCGACGGCGGCGGCTTCGAGGAGCGGATGGGCAAGGTGGTCTGCTGGAATTCCGTCATGACGGAGGACCGCTACCTCGTCACGAAGTGGAACGAGTTCATCGCCGCCTGA
- a CDS encoding ABC transporter permease: MPGRLGRILLTLLFAAFLAFLYGPTLTITILSFQGPDGGLTFPMNGVSLHWFGRLFATQAVGDIGASLKRSLGLAAMVTISTVLISLAAGMAFRHRFPGGGALFYLTLASLIVPSILVSLGVGLLFTLMEWEPSWYSSAFGAQLTWTLPFGLLIVLAVFNRFDRSWEEAARDLGATPWQGFLYVVLPIIAPGVVGIALFGFTLSFDEFARTLLTAGSGNTLPLEILGMTTTVTNPVLYALGTASTALSFAVIGGAMLGVRSLRLRRNR, translated from the coding sequence GTGCCTGGACGCCTCGGGCGCATCCTGCTGACGCTGCTCTTCGCCGCCTTCCTCGCCTTCCTTTACGGGCCGACGCTCACCATCACCATCCTCTCCTTCCAGGGACCGGATGGCGGGCTGACCTTCCCGATGAACGGCGTCTCCCTGCACTGGTTCGGGCGGCTTTTCGCCACGCAGGCGGTCGGCGATATCGGCGCGTCGTTGAAGCGATCCCTCGGGCTGGCGGCGATGGTCACGATCTCCACCGTGCTGATCTCGCTGGCTGCCGGCATGGCCTTCCGCCACCGCTTCCCCGGCGGCGGCGCGCTCTTCTACCTGACGCTGGCCAGCCTGATCGTGCCCTCCATCCTGGTCAGCCTGGGCGTGGGGCTTCTCTTCACGCTGATGGAATGGGAGCCGTCCTGGTATTCCTCGGCCTTCGGCGCGCAGCTGACCTGGACGCTGCCCTTTGGCCTCCTGATCGTCCTCGCCGTCTTCAACCGCTTCGATCGCTCCTGGGAAGAAGCGGCGCGCGACCTCGGCGCGACGCCGTGGCAAGGGTTTCTTTACGTTGTCCTGCCCATCATCGCGCCCGGCGTGGTGGGGATCGCCCTGTTCGGCTTCACCCTCTCCTTCGACGAATTCGCCCGCACCTTGCTGACCGCGGGTTCGGGCAACACCCTGCCGCTGGAGATCCTGGGGATGACCACCACCGTTACCAACCCGGTGCTCTACGCGCTGGGCACGGCCTCCACTGCCCTTTCCTTCGCCGTCATCGGCGGTGCCATGCTGGGGGTTCGGAGTTTGCGCCTGAGGCGAAACCGGTGA
- a CDS encoding pentapeptide repeat-containing protein produces MDGRDLRDADLSGAVLRDASFGRARMQGAKLAGAEGPDARFTSAEMTGADLSGAVLRGADFTRAALRDATLRGADLRQARFFRADLRGADFQGAELAGADLSGALLDGALWVDGQRRCAADSVGACQ; encoded by the coding sequence ATGGACGGTCGGGACCTTCGGGATGCCGACCTCTCAGGCGCCGTGCTGCGGGATGCCAGTTTCGGCCGCGCCCGGATGCAGGGGGCCAAGCTGGCAGGGGCCGAAGGGCCGGATGCCCGCTTCACCTCGGCCGAGATGACGGGTGCCGACCTCTCGGGCGCCGTGCTGCGCGGCGCCGATTTTACCCGGGCCGCGCTGCGGGACGCCACACTCCGGGGTGCGGATCTGCGGCAGGCCCGGTTCTTCCGGGCCGACCTGCGCGGGGCCGATTTCCAGGGTGCCGAACTGGCCGGCGCCGACCTCTCGGGCGCCTTGCTGGACGGCGCGCTCTGGGTGGATGGCCAGAGGCGCTGCGCCGCCGATTCCGTGGGGGCCTGCCAATGA
- a CDS encoding ABC transporter ATP-binding protein, with amino-acid sequence MRADVELISVTKRYARGAVAVDAISLAIPSGSYCCLLGPSGCGKTTTLRMIAGHEAVTEGDVLLGGRNVTDLPPAARGTAMMFQSYALFPHLTALENVAFGLRMRGMGKAERLRQAQEFLDLVQLSSMAARLPSQLSGGQQQRVALARALITHPRVLLLDEPLSALDPFLRTQMREELKRLQRELGITFIHVTHGQDEAMALSDIAVVMEGGRIAQAAPPREVFEKPASAFVARFIGGHNVLNLPEGHFAIRTDRCRLGGGRLAGHVAAIEYQGAAVRVVLAAQDGQTAEAMLPDAVFHAAPVSPGVAATLGWDAADAHPLPQAN; translated from the coding sequence TTGCGAGCGGATGTCGAACTGATCAGCGTCACCAAGCGCTATGCCAGGGGCGCGGTGGCGGTGGATGCCATTTCCCTGGCCATCCCCAGCGGCAGCTACTGCTGCCTGCTCGGCCCCTCCGGCTGCGGCAAGACCACCACCCTGCGGATGATCGCGGGCCATGAGGCGGTCACGGAAGGCGATGTCCTGTTGGGCGGCCGCAACGTGACGGACCTGCCGCCCGCCGCTCGCGGGACGGCCATGATGTTCCAGAGCTACGCGCTCTTCCCGCACCTCACGGCGCTGGAGAATGTGGCCTTCGGCCTGCGGATGCGCGGCATGGGCAAGGCCGAGCGGCTGAGGCAGGCGCAGGAATTCCTGGACCTCGTGCAGCTTTCATCCATGGCCGCGCGCCTGCCCAGCCAGCTCTCCGGCGGGCAGCAGCAGCGGGTGGCCCTCGCGCGGGCGCTGATCACCCACCCCCGCGTGCTGCTGCTCGACGAGCCGCTCTCCGCGCTCGACCCCTTCCTGCGGACGCAGATGCGGGAGGAGCTGAAGCGGCTGCAGCGGGAGTTGGGCATTACCTTCATCCATGTGACCCACGGGCAGGATGAGGCCATGGCCCTGTCCGACATTGCCGTGGTGATGGAAGGCGGCCGCATCGCCCAGGCGGCCCCGCCGCGGGAAGTCTTCGAGAAGCCGGCCAGTGCCTTCGTCGCCCGCTTCATCGGCGGCCACAACGTGCTGAATCTGCCGGAAGGGCACTTCGCCATCCGCACCGACCGCTGCCGCCTCGGCGGCGGCCGGCTGGCCGGGCATGTCGCCGCTATCGAATACCAGGGCGCCGCCGTGCGCGTGGTGCTGGCCGCTCAGGATGGCCAGACCGCCGAGGCCATGCTGCCCGACGCCGTGTTCCACGCCGCACCGGTCAGCCCCGGCGTGGCCGCGACCCTGGGATGGGACGCCGCCGACGCGCACCCCCTGCCCCAGGCCAACTGA
- a CDS encoding MlaC/ttg2D family ABC transporter substrate-binding protein — protein MNRRSLLASMLATPFALSAFGQLAIRPAHAEMDINRAAQFIQTAGRDLVAAINSPQPVAVRRQQVAAVLRRDVDVQGVGRFILGRWWRTASPAEQQQYMTLFEETLIRNLSARFGEYEGVRFTLGRSQQRTEDDVLVNTIIERPGSAPFSLDWRVGEIGGQPRVVDVIAEGTSLRLTQRSEYSAVISRNGGQVSALLTAMRQQIAALAARESR, from the coding sequence ATGAACCGCCGCTCCCTGCTGGCCAGCATGCTGGCCACACCCTTCGCCTTGAGTGCCTTCGGGCAGCTGGCCATCCGGCCGGCCCATGCCGAGATGGACATCAACCGCGCCGCCCAGTTCATCCAGACGGCTGGCCGGGACTTGGTGGCCGCCATCAATTCGCCGCAGCCCGTCGCCGTCCGGCGGCAGCAGGTCGCCGCCGTCCTGCGCCGTGACGTGGATGTGCAGGGCGTGGGCCGCTTCATCCTGGGCCGCTGGTGGCGCACCGCCAGCCCGGCCGAGCAGCAGCAGTACATGACGCTGTTCGAGGAGACGCTGATCCGCAACCTCTCCGCCCGCTTCGGTGAATATGAGGGCGTGCGCTTCACCCTGGGCCGCAGCCAGCAGCGCACCGAGGACGACGTGCTGGTGAACACCATCATCGAGCGCCCGGGCAGCGCGCCTTTCAGCCTGGATTGGCGGGTGGGCGAGATCGGCGGGCAGCCGCGCGTGGTGGATGTGATCGCCGAGGGCACATCCCTGCGCCTGACGCAGCGGAGCGAATATTCGGCCGTGATCAGCCGCAACGGCGGTCAAGTCTCGGCACTGCTGACTGCCATGCGCCAGCAGATCGCCGCCCTGGCGGCGCGCGAGAGCCGCTAA
- a CDS encoding VacJ family lipoprotein, with protein sequence MPPLRRPSLLLLGLLALSACATRPPASDPEALAEYEQTNDPLEPLNRGLYAVNTGIDTVVLRPAAKVYRAVLPQPVRTGVRNVLANLRSPVIAANDLLQGEPDRLLVTVGRFMINTTFGIGGIFDVAASAGMPGHREDFGQTLAAWGVGEGPFLFVPLLGPSNPRDLVGFGADVAADPIRWAGVDSDTLDSVRWTRLGLTVLDTREGLLETIDNVNSTSLDPYATLRSAYRQNRNQQIRNAGELPATAGPLAQPQQGSFAPQAEPDTGTTLPQPR encoded by the coding sequence ATGCCCCCACTCCGCCGCCCCTCCCTGCTGCTGCTTGGCTTGCTGGCCCTCTCCGCCTGCGCCACCCGCCCGCCGGCCAGCGATCCGGAAGCGCTGGCGGAATATGAGCAGACGAATGATCCGCTGGAGCCGCTGAACCGCGGCCTCTACGCGGTGAACACGGGCATCGACACCGTGGTGCTGCGGCCGGCGGCCAAGGTCTACCGGGCCGTGCTGCCACAGCCCGTCCGGACGGGCGTCCGCAACGTGCTGGCCAATCTCCGCAGCCCTGTCATTGCCGCCAATGACCTGCTGCAGGGCGAGCCGGACCGGCTGCTGGTCACGGTGGGCCGCTTCATGATCAACACCACCTTCGGTATCGGTGGCATCTTCGACGTGGCCGCCTCCGCCGGCATGCCCGGCCACAGGGAGGATTTCGGCCAGACGCTCGCCGCCTGGGGCGTGGGCGAAGGTCCCTTCCTCTTCGTTCCCCTGCTGGGGCCGAGCAATCCGCGCGACCTCGTGGGCTTCGGCGCGGATGTGGCCGCGGATCCGATCAGGTGGGCCGGCGTCGACAGCGACACCCTTGACAGCGTCCGCTGGACCCGCCTGGGCCTGACCGTGCTCGACACGCGGGAAGGGCTGCTGGAGACCATCGACAACGTCAACAGCACCAGCCTGGACCCCTACGCGACGCTCCGCAGCGCCTATCGCCAGAACCGCAACCAGCAGATCCGCAACGCCGGCGAACTGCCCGCCACCGCCGGCCCGCTGGCGCAGCCACAGCAGGGCAGCTTTGCACCTCAAGCTGAGCCAGACACCGGAACCACTCTCCCGCAGCCGCGTTAA